From Erwinia sp. HDF1-3R, one genomic window encodes:
- a CDS encoding anthrax toxin-like adenylyl cyclase domain-containing protein gives MPHVNPPTPTSSNNISWVSRDRSNPEDQDIWFDTIDHVEMEETWFDASEEHHADPSSSAGEAAESRVPFTEDCRRGVQQFVRTLGEYGENKMLSACLSKILPGTPASLVLAAISLFTAVTERRNIDTAALHALGLASGYLPENINVVSRLASFIRDTVTGWTDETFLQQFLGNEDNHTSIYLFTALAVTAIVAGRWMKDVGAPQRGVLKVPAFMANILIRASHYWTALGNMASSPPSGAEIPEITDISQHAPAFEVNTQVEMTGDVCDATASGTSAPRLTAFSSISTAHPEAYTRATLQNRPAPAPGEITRLPVPEQVHYLAVDKLRHESGLSDLLYCTNLKTETCQKTNEKIIINTYFNTKCDAIAYPEPLTKGADSIPVLTDISETQVSSAATSQRGGDALLPLAAAAVTVQVANTYIQALKSKMMIGAVSAAGLTGVIVGGKLLRDYFVSGNTGKGSEVNIKKDEKARQDEIIQPDGLNTLEEVRKEQTKCLSVLFENKKNMDTGNAHDVINNLVTHLSKGKKNSRMNKVINCLLELFNIYVPRNKNIATDNLKRLVLIDYLSAYILDSDLEEWLVNQIADIKSNKKLSPSSKKLSDKFKGVIKKHLSERLLTKKTIDFYKKIVSYEIPALLPEYMGGAGEDIAHIDITEAQWGLVHAGALLLRDNNINISNLSLEEIEEVGISLSVILKEGAIPEEYNRYLNTPVAAYSSWNKDGASVSSNATENDISKARKDYHSYIDGWVVENNPYLKFNNLIEKWKTRTEIATNILRENNINIEKYLTYYLDAHDKWIFRQGEILDIMEGGEQLVAANDITLPDIDEMFQKQNQAIADIIYDLDKLLLPVLFDSSLNDDEKKFIQNSRVDLIKANVGNLSSGGKSSASGDTKLSIPEEVDFILCTSGENVRFYSIFMNENSKNYTINRTDPDRTAEDDEKMKVLGKALIEAQKDGKRYYIESYKTIKKEGESISLLIENLSQEHRSRMKDRLYETGYDKTTAEKVKETFLSFIPFYSCISESIKGKTGHALASCSVDILSMLPVAFSAAKIAGRFGQALTSTGITAIKYGARQAMISQMIKQAGIKFIELSPNIAKEISPATLKGLGISLLRALDPGGELIVLGSYKGVGALNRIIQKISGEGAGIKKLSAAMRTRAFMHTDASKIKTKYYPGDGPGLGREINVVRVDSYQGSDIWAELNSELGVPFGKKYITDNDYIIMDAPKAHRSKMPKKQGPGTVNNGGERFPLLAALPGASDVILYNKAIQRTAKKYGVIISVRFPNPRGATLLKEGYPSKNFHLKAKSSGTGPTSGFIAENPHYSKVSPDNYEKQIKAIEEAMGKGAESVQLILSKARIQELIATGEISHLQLDTYSATYPGGKKIFHIGDDGAVFDDNHLPVKVLTNPPEAGASSGTSNINSRPVTADYDLFCIIPRQHQDYNINPIELRPVLIKGKFEIVSLKNKKIGDKGEDKNKGNVNFFTETIINDLNKEVNIEGYQGGKLFWHGDESMNPFSPGLDMSDKPIFFLPSGQMTQAHTTEQLRYLYSTFKGNGFHAEFSPRFNVYSPAISKVSMEEAIINKLSVPTKSFTVDSLESKVVIVDGKNKEKIKCIEMKGKYLPCKINRNVKGGAISVYDLNDKDKWGYPVYMNANNEWTFGVFGSGLSFAFSEENIIGSALYNKITNNLPGIPFVQKNFSPVNSKNIVENAKGESFIKINNKLFRMVSNPYYKGHYILGEPGGDHLYCKYDSVTDKYVNVENYLRKSGIDERKYQNPDSPGSDEFDSDLSINSGIEEESYSDILEPEQQLPVQQSPHPDFSLVWRSSLRNAFPEIPDGAYADLIGRDGAIYHFPNCPLKAFDATFPPKIMTEQAYQFSLQQYLSQTFGEDNVIISTCQNIINSESENMRVLGGKIINSARTALDQSERLVALFGESLSRHRVAEHLKNLLGIDDGAVINEAVNFIEMAVNKNVEILQKTTSNNFKNIYIYKFNQRESILEKGEATSTNAFTYSQDPENRMHFNAGTMIDNTAKIRGRRVYLAKKDITSISQEYQNMIFLHELTHLSSNTEDYLYAYSEGGTWDYASAQESINQFRERAVGGKMNDNFYYDVIGRKTMREALITDIEKKMAIDILNIDYMLKAKLILNNADNLATIINDIDKEFLPASRRKRYAAYITSSEHLNFMRVLYAMAGYPVLSGN, from the coding sequence ATGCCACATGTAAACCCACCAACCCCCACATCATCAAACAATATATCCTGGGTATCCCGGGATCGTTCAAATCCGGAAGACCAGGATATCTGGTTTGACACCATCGACCACGTTGAAATGGAAGAGACCTGGTTTGACGCCAGTGAAGAGCATCATGCTGATCCGTCATCTTCTGCCGGAGAAGCCGCAGAGTCCCGGGTACCGTTCACGGAAGACTGTCGCCGCGGCGTTCAGCAGTTTGTCCGTACTCTGGGAGAATACGGGGAGAATAAAATGCTTTCTGCCTGCCTTTCTAAAATACTTCCCGGCACCCCGGCCAGTCTAGTCCTCGCGGCAATCAGTCTGTTTACCGCAGTTACTGAGCGACGGAATATTGATACCGCAGCACTGCATGCCCTCGGACTGGCATCAGGGTACCTTCCTGAGAATATTAATGTTGTATCCCGGCTGGCAAGCTTTATCCGGGATACCGTTACCGGCTGGACGGATGAGACTTTTCTGCAGCAGTTTCTGGGCAACGAAGACAATCACACTTCCATCTACCTGTTTACAGCCCTGGCGGTTACGGCTATTGTGGCGGGGCGCTGGATGAAAGACGTAGGGGCCCCGCAGCGCGGTGTTCTGAAGGTCCCGGCCTTTATGGCTAATATTCTTATCCGCGCCAGTCATTACTGGACTGCGCTGGGAAATATGGCGAGCAGTCCCCCGTCCGGCGCGGAAATCCCGGAAATCACCGACATATCACAACACGCTCCCGCTTTTGAGGTCAATACACAGGTGGAAATGACCGGAGATGTATGTGATGCCACAGCTTCCGGCACCTCAGCACCACGGCTCACCGCATTCTCGTCAATTTCAACTGCCCATCCTGAGGCTTACACCCGGGCGACGTTACAGAACAGGCCTGCCCCTGCGCCCGGGGAAATTACCCGTCTCCCTGTGCCTGAACAGGTGCATTATCTGGCTGTGGATAAACTCCGGCATGAAAGCGGTCTTTCAGACCTGCTGTACTGTACTAACCTGAAGACTGAGACCTGTCAGAAAACAAACGAAAAGATTATTATCAACACGTATTTCAATACAAAATGTGATGCCATCGCTTATCCTGAACCGTTGACGAAAGGGGCTGATAGCATACCTGTACTCACAGACATATCAGAAACACAGGTATCCTCGGCAGCAACAAGCCAGCGTGGCGGGGATGCTTTGCTTCCCCTGGCAGCTGCGGCGGTTACCGTGCAGGTGGCCAATACATATATCCAGGCGCTGAAAAGTAAAATGATGATTGGTGCAGTCTCTGCTGCCGGTCTGACCGGAGTTATCGTGGGCGGGAAATTGCTGCGTGATTATTTCGTATCAGGGAATACTGGGAAAGGCAGCGAGGTAAATATAAAAAAAGATGAAAAAGCAAGACAGGATGAGATAATTCAACCTGATGGGTTAAATACACTGGAGGAAGTTCGAAAAGAACAAACCAAATGCCTTTCTGTTTTGTTTGAAAATAAAAAAAATATGGATACTGGCAATGCACATGATGTAATAAATAATCTTGTCACTCACCTTTCCAAAGGGAAAAAAAATTCAAGAATGAATAAGGTGATCAACTGCTTGTTAGAACTATTCAATATATATGTTCCACGAAATAAAAATATTGCTACGGATAATTTAAAGCGTTTGGTTTTAATAGATTACCTGAGTGCTTATATACTTGATTCTGATTTAGAAGAGTGGTTAGTGAATCAAATAGCAGACATTAAATCAAATAAAAAATTATCGCCCAGCAGCAAAAAATTATCAGATAAGTTTAAAGGTGTGATTAAAAAGCATCTGTCAGAACGTTTACTGACTAAAAAAACAATAGATTTTTATAAAAAAATAGTATCATATGAAATCCCAGCTTTACTTCCTGAATACATGGGAGGGGCAGGTGAGGATATAGCACATATTGATATAACTGAAGCACAATGGGGACTTGTGCATGCTGGTGCTCTTTTGCTCCGTGATAACAACATCAATATCAGCAATCTCAGCCTGGAAGAAATTGAAGAAGTAGGGATTTCCTTGAGTGTGATATTGAAAGAAGGTGCTATACCTGAAGAGTATAATCGATACTTAAACACCCCAGTAGCTGCCTATTCATCATGGAATAAAGATGGTGCTTCCGTATCATCAAACGCAACTGAGAACGATATAAGCAAAGCTCGCAAGGATTATCATTCATACATTGATGGCTGGGTGGTAGAGAACAACCCATATTTAAAATTTAATAATTTGATTGAGAAATGGAAAACAAGAACAGAAATCGCCACTAATATTTTGCGTGAGAATAATATCAATATTGAAAAATATTTAACGTATTATTTGGATGCGCATGATAAATGGATATTCAGACAAGGTGAAATATTAGATATAATGGAAGGTGGCGAACAATTAGTGGCAGCTAATGATATTACCCTTCCAGACATTGATGAAATGTTTCAAAAACAAAATCAAGCGATAGCTGATATTATATACGATTTAGATAAATTATTGCTTCCGGTTTTATTTGATTCATCATTGAATGATGATGAGAAAAAATTCATACAAAATTCAAGAGTGGATTTAATAAAAGCTAACGTAGGCAATTTGTCATCTGGAGGAAAATCATCTGCTTCAGGAGATACAAAACTTAGTATTCCTGAAGAGGTTGATTTTATTCTCTGTACCTCGGGAGAAAATGTTCGTTTCTACTCTATCTTTATGAATGAAAACAGCAAAAATTACACAATAAATCGAACGGACCCGGACAGAACAGCAGAAGATGATGAGAAAATGAAGGTTTTAGGGAAAGCTCTCATTGAGGCACAAAAGGATGGAAAACGGTATTATATAGAATCTTATAAAACGATAAAAAAAGAAGGTGAGAGCATTTCTTTATTAATAGAAAATCTGTCTCAGGAACATAGATCCAGGATGAAGGATCGGCTTTATGAAACAGGTTATGACAAAACCACAGCAGAAAAAGTGAAAGAAACTTTTCTTAGCTTTATTCCTTTCTATAGTTGTATTTCTGAATCCATAAAAGGAAAAACAGGACATGCATTAGCGAGCTGCTCAGTGGATATACTTTCAATGTTACCAGTCGCATTCAGTGCTGCAAAAATAGCGGGAAGATTTGGTCAGGCTCTGACATCCACGGGAATTACAGCGATAAAGTATGGTGCCAGACAGGCTATGATTTCTCAAATGATAAAACAGGCAGGGATAAAATTTATCGAGTTATCGCCAAATATTGCGAAAGAAATATCGCCCGCGACGCTTAAAGGTCTGGGTATCTCATTGTTACGCGCTTTGGATCCAGGGGGAGAGTTAATCGTCCTGGGTAGCTATAAGGGGGTCGGTGCTTTGAACCGGATTATCCAGAAAATTTCTGGTGAAGGTGCTGGAATTAAGAAACTTTCCGCAGCTATGCGTACTCGTGCTTTCATGCATACTGATGCTTCAAAAATAAAAACCAAGTATTATCCTGGAGATGGTCCCGGACTGGGCAGGGAAATTAATGTCGTCAGGGTTGATAGTTATCAGGGTAGTGATATATGGGCTGAGCTCAATTCAGAGTTAGGTGTCCCTTTTGGAAAAAAATATATAACTGATAACGATTATATTATAATGGACGCTCCCAAAGCACATCGAAGCAAAATGCCAAAAAAACAAGGTCCAGGTACAGTAAATAATGGGGGGGAGAGATTTCCTTTGTTAGCCGCACTTCCTGGTGCGTCTGATGTTATACTATATAACAAAGCGATACAACGTACTGCCAAAAAATATGGTGTTATAATTAGTGTCAGATTTCCAAACCCACGGGGTGCGACTTTATTAAAAGAAGGCTATCCCTCTAAAAACTTTCATTTAAAAGCAAAATCCAGTGGAACAGGACCCACTTCAGGATTTATTGCTGAAAACCCCCATTACTCAAAGGTTTCCCCTGATAATTATGAGAAGCAGATTAAAGCGATAGAGGAGGCCATGGGAAAAGGGGCTGAAAGTGTTCAGTTAATATTGAGTAAGGCCAGAATACAGGAATTGATCGCCACTGGGGAAATATCTCATCTGCAGTTGGATACTTACTCAGCAACCTATCCGGGAGGAAAAAAAATATTTCATATCGGTGACGATGGGGCGGTTTTTGACGATAATCATCTGCCTGTTAAAGTATTGACAAACCCACCGGAAGCAGGAGCGAGTTCAGGAACGAGCAATATAAACTCCAGGCCTGTCACGGCAGATTATGATTTATTCTGCATTATCCCCAGACAACATCAAGACTATAATATCAACCCGATTGAATTAAGACCTGTTCTTATAAAAGGAAAGTTTGAAATTGTATCTTTAAAAAATAAAAAAATAGGAGATAAGGGGGAGGATAAAAATAAAGGAAATGTTAATTTTTTCACGGAAACAATAATCAATGATTTGAATAAAGAAGTTAATATTGAAGGTTATCAGGGTGGTAAACTATTCTGGCATGGTGATGAATCGATGAATCCTTTTAGCCCTGGCCTGGATATGAGTGATAAGCCGATTTTCTTTCTTCCGTCAGGACAGATGACTCAAGCCCATACAACTGAACAGTTAAGATATCTATACTCAACATTTAAAGGAAATGGTTTCCATGCAGAATTCAGTCCCAGATTCAATGTTTATTCGCCTGCCATAAGTAAAGTCTCGATGGAGGAGGCAATTATCAATAAACTATCCGTACCAACAAAAAGTTTCACTGTTGATTCTCTGGAAAGCAAAGTAGTTATTGTTGATGGAAAAAATAAGGAAAAAATAAAGTGCATTGAAATGAAAGGCAAGTATCTTCCTTGCAAAATTAATCGTAATGTAAAAGGAGGGGCAATTTCGGTTTACGACCTTAACGATAAGGATAAGTGGGGGTATCCAGTTTATATGAATGCTAATAATGAATGGACCTTTGGTGTCTTTGGGAGTGGGCTTAGTTTTGCTTTCTCTGAGGAAAATATAATTGGGAGTGCGCTGTATAATAAAATTACGAATAATTTACCAGGCATCCCTTTTGTGCAAAAAAACTTCTCTCCGGTAAACTCAAAAAATATTGTTGAGAATGCCAAAGGAGAAAGTTTTATTAAAATAAATAACAAGTTGTTCAGGATGGTTTCGAATCCATATTATAAAGGACATTATATTTTAGGGGAGCCTGGAGGGGATCATTTATATTGTAAGTATGACAGTGTAACTGACAAATATGTGAATGTAGAAAACTATTTAAGAAAAAGTGGTATTGATGAACGTAAATATCAAAACCCTGATTCTCCCGGGTCAGATGAATTTGATTCAGATTTATCTATTAATTCAGGTATAGAGGAAGAGTCATATTCAGACATTCTGGAACCAGAGCAACAATTGCCAGTACAACAATCGCCACATCCGGATTTCAGTTTAGTATGGCGCTCCTCTCTGAGGAATGCCTTTCCTGAAATTCCGGACGGGGCTTATGCAGATTTGATTGGTAGAGATGGGGCTATCTATCATTTCCCTAACTGCCCCCTGAAGGCTTTTGATGCTACATTCCCACCTAAAATAATGACAGAACAGGCATATCAATTTAGTTTACAGCAATACCTTAGCCAGACGTTTGGCGAAGACAATGTTATTATTTCAACATGTCAGAACATCATTAACTCTGAAAGCGAAAACATGAGGGTGCTTGGAGGGAAAATAATAAATTCTGCCAGAACAGCGCTGGACCAATCTGAGCGGCTCGTAGCGTTATTTGGTGAGTCATTATCACGTCATAGAGTGGCTGAGCATTTAAAAAATTTGTTAGGTATTGATGATGGTGCTGTGATTAATGAGGCTGTTAACTTTATTGAAATGGCAGTAAATAAAAATGTTGAAATTCTGCAAAAAACTACTTCAAATAACTTTAAAAACATTTACATTTATAAGTTCAATCAACGTGAAAGTATATTGGAAAAAGGTGAGGCAACGAGCACGAATGCTTTTACCTATTCTCAAGACCCTGAGAACAGAATGCATTTTAATGCAGGAACCATGATTGATAATACAGCTAAAATAAGGGGAAGGAGAGTTTATTTGGCAAAAAAAGACATTACGAGCATAAGCCAGGAGTATCAAAATATGATATTTTTGCATGAGCTAACTCATTTGTCCTCTAATACTGAGGATTACCTGTATGCATATAGTGAGGGAGGAACATGGGATTATGCTTCAGCACAGGAATCTATAAATCAGTTCAGGGAGCGCGCGGTTGGCGGTAAAATGAATGATAACTTTTATTATGATGTAATTGGAAGGAAAACAATGCGTGAAGCCCTAATTACAGATATAGAGAAAAAAATGGCCATTGATATTCTTAATATAGATTATATGCTGAAAGCTAAGCTTATTCTTAATAATGCGGATAACCTTGCAACCATTATTAATGATATCGATAAGGAATTTCTTCCTGCCTCAAGGAGAAAAAGATACGCGGCTTATATAACATCATCAGAACATCTCAATTTCATGAGGGTTTTGTATGCCATGGCGGGGTATCCTGTATTAAGTGGGAACTGA